CTTCAAAGGAAACATCCcttcaattttaattcacTTGAAACACATATCAAGTTATGTGGagcaaaaattaaaatgaaGCCTGCTCTCCACATCTCAAAAAGTCACCTCATTTTCCAAACGAAGCTACCTTTTTggaaagaaattattagaaacCACCCAATCTTAATGGGAAATATGGTTTCTTTCATTGTCACACTCTTCCTACTTTCGttacttttctttatcGTCTTCTTATCTGGAATCTATTTCTTATGGAAAAAGTATCCTGCAAACAACTATAATGACTACCATATATCAAATAGCTTCCTTCCTACTGGCACTGTTACATATACTAATTGTACCCCAACTTCTTCCTACCAAATTAATAGCAATGGATTTAACCAAGGTAATAACCAAGATTTCTCTTCAACAAAGAATATCCCTCTTTCCAATTGTGAACAACTTTTAATTGACTATTCAATGACCAATTCTTCCATTAATATCAATGGACTTTTACCTCTTGAAACTAAACAAATTTCTCATCCCAgaaatcaatatattaCACACTCTCAGTCATTTGGCGACCGTAATTCTGATGAAAATATCAAATCTGAGGAAAATGGAGATTCTAATGAAAAATCCATCCAATCTCCCAAATCTAATTCTTCCTCCAATCATTCTGAAACTTAACTTTCTCATTCATCAAATTATACTAATTCATTTATACTATTCATTTTATCTTCACAATCGTATTGTCTAGttctaaatattaattactgTTATACCTTTttctattcaaaataacTCATTTTCCTTTGTTTCTCCAACACCATCTactctttttatttatcataaaatattgttactccatttctttatttttcaaattcgAATTCTCAATATTCCTTCTTTTGCTCTGCCTCAATACAGGTTTTATTTGGATTCACACGTATACCGGCATGCAAGCCCTGCGCTGTCAGACTCTGCATGCATGCGCCTTTCCCCACATATACATCCCAACTCCTGACACGTAGTACTCATCCACATAAAACTTAAGtgcaaaataataaaaagcaatagtgaaagaaaaaattaatttttttttttatttttatattggGATTTTAATAGCTAAATTAAGTAGATAGGGCATGGAACAAACTGATACCAATTATTCCTTATCGCAAATGCCCAATCTTTCATTCAGTAATATCTATGTATCCGAAATGCCTAAATAATTAGCAATTATTCCTTGTACTTTTGGTATTTGAGCGGacaaaaatgataataataataatatttactGGTATTTTTCTACCACTCGTCCATGCTCATGGTTGTTGAAGAACAGATTACAAATCACATATTTTTATGCACTTGGcgaattaaaaaaaaaaagcaattAAGTGAGATCACCTCTTTCCTTTTCCTCATTTCCTGCTTAATCATGGAAATCTGTAATCCCAGGGGTCACTGCACCTAATTCAAACTTGTacacattttttttttttttttttgttcaCAACATCAACCATCATGACAGACTATCCTGCATATTACACCCCCTTATACTGAAAATCACAAGTGTctcttcttcaattttCGGGCATcaagttaaaaaaattaacacAATAAACATcactattaattatatcagTCACCGCGGAGCCACACTCTTATTCAAAGTCTTATCAGTCAAATTCATATTTCCttattctaattttttttttttttttttcgaGACAAGTCCGCTATTTTCGGTATCTCTTGCCCTGATATGGGTCACGACTAATCGAATGACTGTGCTCTCTACTTATGCTTCCGCCTCTGTATGGAGACCTACTAACACTTCTTCCTCTTGGTGAATGATAACTGGGACTTCTGCTTGAATAGCGTCTCTTAGGCCTGTAGTTCCTATCATCATCTCGATAGCCACCTTGTCTCCTTCCACCATAATAATCGTCTCTATATCTTCCTCCCCTGTAACCATGCTCTGGTGGATAACCTCCAGATGGTCGATGATCATAACGGGATGGAGGACCTCCCATTCTGGGACCTCTTCCAGAATCTCTTTGAATTCTTCTCATAGTTTCCGGACTCTTTCTACGATCGTGAGCTACAACAACTCTAATAGTGCTTCCGTCCAATAAACTTCCATCTAATCTATTAACTGCATCTTGTGCATCTCTTGGGTCCATATATTCCACAAATCCGAATCCTCTAGGTCTTCTAGTATAGTAATCAAGAGGAAGATAGACATCCCTCACTGGACCATATCTCTCGAAATGGTGTCTTACACGACCGGGAGATGTCTCAAAGCGCAGATTACGAACAAGTAAGCTGCATCCCTCAGATACATCAACTTCTGACTTTTCACGGGAACGTGATCTATCCCTCTCTTCAACTGGTTCTCTATTATCTTCATTCCTTCCTTCATTGTTACGTTGTTCATCATCAGATACTCCTCTTTCTCTTGAAGGGGATTTAGACTCGTCAATCTTTCTGTCCCCTTCTCTATTTTCGTCTCCACCATCATTGTAATCTATATATACTTTCTTTGTCGAGTTATCACCACCAATCCCATCATCGCCTAACTCTACTGAGAACGTCATTCGGAATCGATAGCTCTCTGAAAACTTAGCTAAAACGACACCTCCTTCAACAATCTATAACTCTCTGTTTGTTTCTTCTCGATAACAagctattattaatcactaggtttttttattcaattaaattaatcGTACTTGTTTAGCCGAATATACACAAGTGGCATTTATTTAAAGTCGCCAGAACCCGCCAAAACTTCCACTATTTAAAGTTGATAATATACCTTAAAAATTAGGCGCAATTTATTACGTATGCTACTCctaataatagtaaatagtaatatcaagtattaatttactattaagtataataaaaaagcttgattatttgtaaatattggatttatatatagataaatatctttgtattttttttaaataataaattatgtgtatgtatataaataatttatattaaattgaataataaattaatataataataatgatatttatATAGTACCGAATTaactttgaatatattattatttatattattgctattaatatttaaatatattaaattactttttttttgatttttttttatatagaTAATTTTTactatatattatttatttattatttatatgaTTTAAGTGTATATACATTtacaatataaatataaatataaacataataataatatatttatatatatatatatatatatatatataaatataaatttgatgatGTATACTTTCGAATTTTATTTGCTTAatgtatatttattatacGTAATGCTCGggtatttctttttcttagaaaaataatttgtatGTATACGGTTGCCACTCCAATATAAACATTTTTAAgagtatttttttaattatgcACAATAcattttgattatatttgaaatatttccTAGTCATAGCCTTGTATTTTGTTGTATTCCCTCAAGTCTCTCTATTCTCTAGATTACAACCTCGAGTAtggaaagaaaagaaaatcttGCATATTTCAATTGTGGctattctttaattaatctttttaattgtttACTGCTCAAATTCATCTACAGGTTGAGAACTCTATACCctggaaaaaataaatttttattttccatGCATGCGTTTTTTAAAactattgaaaaaaaagctGCATGCAATTTACTTGTTCATAGCATTGAATGACTTATTATCTAGTGAGGATATTTtagataaaaatatattatttattatttcttctttccctttttttttttaactaaATAATTTCTGAGAATCCATATGGATTTTCCCATTGAGTGATTTCCTACTAACACAAAAGCGTATTACAAGTAATAGctaaataataacaaaaagAAAGCAAAAGAGAttaaaatatgaaataGATACAAACACAGAATTTGGAGGATAAATGttagtaataattaatacCTATATATTATAGATTAAAGTAAAACAACAACTAGGCAGATTGTAGTAAGTAATTTAATAGTCTTAAAAAGAAAGACAGTTGGGTTGAAGATGATCTCCAAAGTCATTTATAGAATCCATGGGATTCTTTGATTCTCGTAcgattttaaatttaaaacttTCACCAAGTTGAGGTTATTAGTATTTTGAGAAAACAGCCCCAGCTGAGTTTCATACACTTTTGAGGTATCAAAATGTTGGTAATTGTCTGTATTATGGGACTTTGAAGTGttccaaaatatttaaacgAATTAGGATCTGTTAGTACTTATTCTAGCTTAAAACACAATGTTCCCactttctctttctttagCAAACATCTCGTAATACTGGAAAATGATCGTAACAGCCAGTAAAATACCAGTTCCACTACCGATAGCTCCAAGGAAATCTGCAATTATAGTTAGAGCTCCAATACACATACCACCAAAGGCAGCAGCAGTGGGGATGTAACGATTTAAAACTTGAACAAGTGAGCTATCTCTGTATCCCTTCATAATCATTTGTTGATCTCTGAGTTGCTTCGCAACATCCTTTGCAGAAGATCCAGATACTTCGATCCAGGTTTTGGAGAAGAGAGCACATGATATTAAGACAAACGAGATGTAGAAGAAGGTGTGAATTGGATCAGAAACTACATCCACCAAAGAGTTAGGAGGTGAAATGTAGTATGCAATACCTCCAACTGGAATAGATTGGCCACCAACATCAAGTTCTTGCCATTGTCCGAGAATATTCACAAGCatatttgatttgaatCTGCGGTAAAGTAGCTGGGAGAAGAAGTATAGATTAGATACAAGAGCAGTTTGAAGGATAATTGGGATGTTTGATGTGTAGAAGAGCTTAATTGGGAACGAACCCTGTTGGCCACGTACCTTCTGGTACTTAACAGCAAGATCTACTCTGAATCCTTGGAAGTAGATAACAATAAGGAAAACCAATACAGTCGCAAGTAAGTTTGTCATATTTGTAGCGTGGGATCTGTAGAAGGCTTCTCTTAATGCTGAAATCTTATCAGGCTTTGTGAATAGAAGATGGAAGAGAGCAATAACTGCACCTTCGAATTCAGTTCCTCTACCGGTATTAATAGTTGTTGGACTAAATGCCTTCCAGACAATAGTTTCACAGATATTGGTAGCAATAAAGAGTGAAATACCTGATCCAAGACCATAGCCTTTTTGCATGAGCTCATCAAGAAGAATAACTACAACACCAGCAAAGAAGAGTTGAATGATGATCAAAATTGCATTCCAGGCACCAATTGTTCTAATATCACCATACATACCACTAATAACATATGCAACAGCTTCACCCAATGTGATAAGTAAGCCAAAAAGTTTCTGTGCTCCTTGGAAAAGAGCTCTATCTTCCTTTAAACTTTGATCAACATCGATGATTTTGCTTCCTGCTAATAACTGCATAACCATACTGGAAGTGACAATTGGTGAAATACCCAATTCCATGAGTGTTCCTCTGTTTGAAGCCAAAATTACTCTAACCCAGTAGAATGGATCCGAGCTTTTGCTACTTAAAACTCCGTAAAGTGGAATTTGACAGCATACCAAAAAGACAAACAGAGATATTAAAGTCCATAGGACTCTCTCCTTAAAGGGTACTCTGCGGTCTGGAGACGATACCTCAGGAATGACGCACAGAGCTGGCttaatcaaattcaaaaatctCAATCCCTTAGCCATTTTCTCTTAACTTAGCTTCTTAAGCTATAAATGTAATTAAAGTTCAACTTTAATCTCGTGTTTTTTTGCTCGTCCACCCCTCACTTTCATTTACCCTCGCGCTCTTGCCTTGAGCTCTTCTTCATGGTCCAAAACAAATATCCATACGTCTCAACAATTACCGCCCACAGACCCCCACATCCGTTCATTTTGGCGGGCATTCCTTGTGTTATAAATGGATGCAAAAGAGGTTAGAGATTAGGAAGTCTCAACAAATAAATCATGCAAAATTAACAGgctatttaaatataattgcttaataatgaagccttttttaagtaaatgtatatttatgcatatatatacataCTTTAATCAGCTATAGATACGCCCTTAAATTCTACGAAGATCTTATCTAATTTAAGATTCTTGTTTTCTTGTGTTCTTTTTGATAATCTTCTCTAAATCACAGTAAAATGAATTTCTATTTATAGGAATGGTTTTTCTAGTCCTAGTATTTTCCTCTATTATTGTAGCCGGGTTTTTTCTCCCGTCTCTTCTGGATTTTCTGAATTGTCCATATGATGACATAGGCAATGGTATTATATTATGGTTTGTATTTAAACCAGAAGATAAATCCGAAGGACAGTCAATTATAGGCTCCCACATAACCAGACATGGCTTAGGATTTTGTCGGATTGGTAGGGTGtttattttgttaatattagaaatctCAACTTTCTTAAGTTCAGTCTTTTTAAGTTTTGGGAATGAATttataattgaaatattgataatcttttcaatattcttGAAAACAACCTGCTTGTTATTAAATATCTCTATATCAGTTTCAGTATACTTTTCTGAAAAACTGTTATTTACTAATATATCATATAAAACCTCACTTTCATCCGGTATGTTTTTTTCTGGTAATGCAGAATAATCATTTGTTGTATTTTCAAGTTGTAGCTTTAATCTAGAATTCTCTTCTTTGAGATACTGAAGGTCCAAGTTTAAGATTTGGATTTGATCTTTCAATTCCAAGATTCCTAAATCTTCTTCACGAAAAGTCTCTTGCAGGCTTGAATTATCGCATTTTCTGTTATTCTGGCAATTAATTACTTGATTAAAGTTAGTAATTGGCTCTAATTTAAGAGGAgtaattttgttttcattttcttttttaatattttcatttacaTATATACATTCTATTTTTTCATCACTCCCAAAATATATACCGAGCTCATCCCTTGGAGATTGACACAAACTTTGTTCATTATCTGTTTTTATATATTGTTCAAATTCCTGATCTTGTCCAATATTcaattcttgaatattgATCTGGGATATTATTTCGTTATTAGTTTTACTCAATTCTTTTAAGTCAcactttaaatattcaatctGCTTTTCATGAGCATAACACAATGCTTCCTTGCTTCTAAGCTTAATTTCCATCTCTTTAAGCTTGTTTTCTAATTCTCTTGTCTTATCGCTCTTAATTTTATCTAATTCATTATTCATCTCAACATCATACTTTTCGATCTTATTTCTATGCTTTGTTAGTCTATTTACACTCCTACAAAGTCTTATTAAACTgctattttcattaatttcacTGAGACCTAGTTCATTACAATCCCCCagtgaatttgaaataccTTCAGAATCATCTCCTCcttcattttcattcaCTACTTTACAATTAACATAACATTTTGTTCCTACTAATGCGGAAGTAAGAGTCTCCAGACTAATCACTGAATTATCCAATGCTATCAAATACtcatcatcaatattttcttgattatttaataaactattttttaataactCTTTCATCCCTTCAATAAATTCGGACTTTTTTAAACCCTGattaattctttcatttCCACTTCCACACAAATGATATAATTCTAATAGCTCATTTTCAAGGCTGCAAAACAGTCCTGCCAACTGAATTGTCACGTTATCTATTCTTTTCACTAAATCCCTTACTCCATCATCAAAATCCagcattatttttaatatttaatatatttttccCCCTAATCTTCTCACTATATAAATatctaaaatatttgtttaatctttttaaaaaaaatcgTTATTTGTGtgttaatttttaatattacgCTGTTTCgtaattaatttttccatACAATTTTAAGTgtgtatttatttaaactaaatcaaattgaattatttacattttaatgaaaactGTAGAAATTGGAAATTTACTTAAACCTATTCAAGCTAAAAAATCCTTTAAAAATGCaacattaaaaaaataatactaCTTGTTTATCTACTTAActatttcattcttttttataattcATATTGgcatttttatatttaaacatGCATACAAACTCTTTTCCCGCGTACTCTATACCGGCATTTACCTTTATTTTTACATAAATTACGTGtgcaaataataaatattttgacaCGTAATGtcagaaatattttattgaaaaaaaaagaaaaactaATGAAGCAAAATTTTTTACATAATTTATGCATCTACTTATCTATACTCTATTTTCCTtgctttatatttatttaaagtattCTCTTTTTATCTAATGAActgaataaatataaagttaACAAAATTAATGTCTTTACCCTTCCCCCCACTATTTCTACAAAGGATTAAATGCATATCTGCATGCATACATgcaaaatcaatatttgaattccAAATAGtatcaaatttataaaatgCTGAGAAATGAAACAAAATaacaattaattgaaaataatataacaTTAATCGCCTTATTAATAAGCTGTCTAATCTACATTtaactaaaaaaaaaaaagaaataatacttttccactcttttctttgaaaGAAGCAGAACAATCGtgttaaatttaaatataaatagtaataatattaaaatagtTGGTTGTATATTGTTTATTGTCAAAAAGTTAAAATTTTGTTACA
This Cryptosporidium parvum Iowa II chromosome 7, whole genome shotgun sequence DNA region includes the following protein-coding sequences:
- a CDS encoding Sec61; signal peptide plus 9 transmembrane domain-containing protein; this encodes MAKGLRFLNLIKPALCVIPEVSSPDRRVPFKERVLWTLISLFVFLVCCQIPLYGVLSSKSSDPFYWVRVILASNRGTLMELGISPIVTSSMVMQLLAGSKIIDVDQSLKEDRALFQGAQKLFGLLITLGEAVAYVISGMYGDIRTIGAWNAILIIIQLFFAGVVVILLDELMQKGYGLGSGISLFIATNICETIVWKAFSPTTINTGRGTEFEGAVIALFHLLFTKPDKISALREAFYRSHATNMTNLLATVLVFLIVIYFQGFRVDLAVKYQKVRGQQGSFPIKLFYTSNIPIILQTALVSNLYFFSQLLYRRFKSNMLVNILGQWQELDVGGQSIPVGGIAYYISPPNSLVDVVSDPIHTFFYISFVLISCALFSKTWIEVSGSSAKDVAKQLRDQQMIMKGYRDSSLVQVLNRYIPTAAAFGGMCIGALTIIADFLGAIGSGTGILLAVTIIFQYYEMFAKERESGNIVF
- a CDS encoding splicing factor RRM domain containing protein; T22E16.120 SC35-like splicing factor, whose product is MTFSVELGDDGIGGDNSTKKVYIDYNDGGDENREGDRKIDESKSPSRERGVSDDEQRNNEGRNEDNREPVEERDRSRSREKSEVDVSEGCSLLVRNLRFETSPGRVRHHFERYGPVRDVYLPLDYYTRRPRGFGFVEYMDPRDAQDAVNRLDGSLLDGSTIRVVVAHDRRKSPETMRRIQRDSGRGPRMGGPPSRYDHRPSGGYPPEHGYRGGRYRDDYYGGRRQGGYRDDDRNYRPKRRYSSRSPSYHSPRGRSVSRSPYRGGSISREHSHSISRDPYQGKRYRK